A single region of the Brienomyrus brachyistius isolate T26 chromosome 10, BBRACH_0.4, whole genome shotgun sequence genome encodes:
- the LOC125751053 gene encoding uncharacterized protein LOC125751053, whose amino-acid sequence METKRLESAVRPKRSEATVRQKTPESTSQLTECPSTAQSHDYPTESPLTDSPVDLEGWVCLWENPNGIPSADISWLKEDTERGMFTPVQIYRDHTGHLKRRRVMKSDRMWFYPPECPGYVRGSLPNPDLFFRSRVFVWRPVGVWRCSLKCPRGEACVGAGQNVHLYKSGFHHRVRQICDVSNWYTMLTEVLCCGPCTKAARRGDGGTIGRWLAWDPAILSQLSEAHRALFPAILTAKRGVDRNVVRLLRDQTEGNTVVKVWRQIEENHAEEYLRCMDLYTTLLMPLVEPGGIVSASKQTFKAPPPQREIPSARLLRHAFLLAEADNLRFYRSQILSTFGTVLKMDSTKKVVKKLSGEGHGSAEWFTSIGNEHSQIASFVLTCEKSTKELQPMCHGVVERFRLADRPVPKILYVDRGCCRAKGPTAVETLFQPWVDNGMVVRLDISHWIRRFDAAIRTESHCKYATFKSAVAGAVLAYNRTDLELLIKAVRAKDPAALKSVSDEDVVRLYIPREQLKHHVRRVTLGAQETFQLIQLAIEELKGPAGLDENGVSLFKTPEAIDEIWAEQQRHLECIQDPPDMSMYRVACNTTINNVDVPYYKCLRGSSLGGFHKALPHMIPGPHCAARPYQVYLLSGIARWNSDRSSDAVFGGRGRRHRTFSGPLIDRLDARCQQLFGETVAENFRTPADVPSDELLGLEYQFSQRTGESGTLFLSGIVDDGPGPEEEEVVQPGQPDPDEACQSDGEAQDDVPDALLSHITLTRDEASTVYPPAFDDACSPNPLPGFQELEKFCSVLVEIGLVEDKLSLSTEQRNRVLEAWNVMEEHDKHPQRFNQLYRSHWGNTLYCRTKRDDPFEAAVVQRVKMAKRYAPAQHDISAQHNRLMYTLVKLLWLHSPQGSRTSPEKTFIVKAYQRIQHRILVEDPVLCKAGIPLPKINTKTVRDFIRRQERLLNMRATKQPLTVTKTTSISSVDLPPAPHQPAVLPAPDYPRMEYVPTPSTAGTKVLKGRTDVVMPLSRPQPPLSAPLRKTPPTSTITRPVTSLSASAAAPAIAGPSTQPMMLASASAPLIAGPSTQPTMLASQSAPAIVGLPISSYPSLPMMPASESTFYSTDSPSAWARATLYKRKLKEAPSGIGEKLSRVQNLPVCTLCGQPTQGHKKYKKKSFCPVKMMSPSKGLSSRVYDSYEHFMSVVDDF is encoded by the exons ATGGAGACCAAGAGGCTCGAGTCTGCTGTCCGGCCAAAGCGGTCCGAGGCCACTGTACGGCAGAAGACGCCCGAGTCCACTAGCCAGCTGACCGAGTGCCCGTCCACAGCTCAGAGTCATGACTATCCCACAGAATCACCTCTGACTGACTCTCCT GTGGACCTAGAGGGTtgggtgtgtctgtgggaaaacCCCAAcggcatcccatcagctgacATTTCCTGGCTCAAAGAGGACACCGAAAGAGGGATGTTCACACCCGTCCAAATCTACAGAGACCACACTGGACACCTGAAGAGGCGACGGGTGATGAAATCAGACCGCATGTGGTTTTACCCACCAGAGTGTCCTGGCTACGTCAGGGGTTCTCTGCCAAACCCGGACCTCTTCTTTCGCAGCCGCGTCTTTGTGTGGCGTCCTGTTGGAGTGTGGAGATGCTCCCTGAAGTGTCCCCGAGGTGAAGCGTGTGTGGGAGCAGGACAGAATGTTCACCTCTACAAGTCTGGCTTTCACCACCGG GTACGTCAAATCTGCGATGTGTCCAACTGGTACACAATGCTGACGGAGGTCCTGTGTTGTGGACCGTGTACGAAGGCGGCCAGGAGGGGAGATGGTGGCACCATCGGTCGGTGGCTCGCATGGGATCCTGCTATTTTGTCACAACTTAGCGAGGCTCATCGAGCTCTGTTTCCTGCCATTCTTACCGCCAA GCGCGGTGTGGACAGGAATGTCGTGCGTCTTCTGAGGGACCAGACAGAAGGAAACACCGTGGTCAAGGTGTGGCGGCAGATAGAGGAGAATCACGCTGAAGAGTACCTTCGATGCATGGACCTCTACACCACGCTCCTTATGCCTTTAGTGGAACCCGGAGGGATCGTCTCAGCATCGAAGCAGACGTTCAAGGCACCACCTCCTCAGAGAGAGATTCCCTCTGCGCGTCTCTTGCGCCACGCCTTCCTGCTGGCCGAGGCCGACAATCTGCGCTTCTACCGGAGCCAGATCCTCTCCACTTTTGGCACTGTGCTGAAAATGGATTCCACCAAGAAA GTGGTGAAGAAGCTGTCCGGCgaaggtcatggctcagctGAATGGTTCACCAGCATAGGAAACGAGCATTCTCAAATAGCTTCCTTTGTTCTTACCTGTGAGAAGTCTACTAAGGAGCTGCAGCCGATGTGCCACGGTGTCGTGGAAAGGTTTCGGCTGGCAGATCGACCCGTCCCCAAAATTCTCTATGTGGACCGTGGGTGTTGCCGTGCAAAGGGCCCAACAGCGGTGGAAACCTTGTTCCAGCCTTGGGTGGACAATGGGATGGTTGTGCGTCTGGACATCTCTCACTGGATCCGCCGGTTTGACGCTGCCATCCGCACAGAGTCTCACTGCAAATACGCCACGTTCAAATCTGCGGTGGCTGGGGCAGTGCTGGCGTACAACCGCACGGACTTGGAGCTGCTCATCAAGGCGGTCAGAGCCAAGGACCCGGCAGCGCTGAAGTCCGTGTCGGACGAGGATGTAGTGCGGCTCTACATTCCCAGGGAGCAGCTGAAGCATCACGTGCGGAGGGTCACACTCGGCGCTCAGGAAACATTCCAGCTCATCCAGCTGGCCATCGAGGAGCTTAAAGGTCCCGCCGGTCTGGACGAGAATGGAGTGAGCCTCTTCAAAACACCAG AGGCCATTGATGAGATCTGGGCGGAGCAGCAGCGGCATCTGGAGTGCATCCAGGATCCACCAGACATGAGCATGTATAGGGTGGCATGTAACACAACCATCAACAATGTGGATGTGCCCTATTACAAATGTCTGCGTGGGAGCAGCCTGGGAGGATTCCACAAAGCTCTGCCGCACATGATTCCAG GTCCTCACTGCGCGGCGCGGCCCTATCAGGTTTACCTGCTAAGCGGCATTGCGCGGTGGAACTCGGACAGGAGCTCGGATGCCGTGTTTGGTGGCAGAGGACGGCGCCACAGGACCTTCTCTGGGCCGCTGATCGATCGCCTCGACGCCCGCTGTCAGCAGCTGTTCGGAGAGACTGTGGCAGAGAATTTCCGGACCCCTGCTGATGTCCCTTCCGACGAGCTGCTTGGGTTAGAGTACCAGTTCAGCCAGCGCACAGGTGAATCTGGGACCCTTTTCCTTAGCGGCATTGTCGACGATGGACCTGgtccggaggaggaggaggtggttcAGCCCGGGCAGCCCGATCCAGACGAGGCGTGCCAGAGCGATGGGGAGGCACAGGACGATGTTCCGGATGCTCTCCTCTCCCACATCACACTCACCAGAGACGAAGCTTCCACTGTCTATCCTCCGGCCTTC gatgaTGCCTGCAGCCCAAATCCTCTTCCCGGCTTTCAAGAGCTGGAAAAGTTCTGCTCTGTCTTGGTGGAGATTGGCTTGGTAGAGGACAAGCTGTCACTTAGCACTGAGCAGAGGAACAGGGTCCTTGAAGCCTGGAATGTCATGGAAGAGCATGACAAGCATCCACAGCGATTTAACCAGCTGTACAGATCACACTGGGGCAACACCCTCTACTGCCGCACGAAAAGAGATGACCCCTTCGAGGCTGCAGTAGTACAGCGGGTGAAGATGGCCAAGCGGTACGCTCCAGCCCAACACGACATCAGCGCGCAGCACAACAGACTGATGTACACGCTGGTGAAACTGTTGTGGTTGCACTCACCTCAAGGGTCTCGCACCAGCCCTGAGAAGACCTTCATCGTAAAGGCGTACCAGCGAATCCAGCACCGGATTTTGGTGGAGGATCCAGTCCTCTGCAAGGCTGGCATTCCTCTGCCAAAGATTAACACAAAGACCGTGCGGGACTTCATTCGTCGCCAAGAGAGGCTCCTCAACATGCGCGCAACAAAACAGCCGTTGACCGTCACAAAGACCACCTCCATCTCATCCGTTGACCTACCTCCGGCACCACACCAGCCAGCGGTCCTCCCTGCACCAGACTACCCCCGGATGGAATATGTGCCCACACCCAGCACGGCAGGCACAAAGGTGTTAAAGGGAAGGACAGATGTGGTGATGCCACTCTCCCGGCCTCAACCACCACTGTCGGCACCGCTGAGGAAAACCCCGCCCACTTCTACCATCACCAGGCCCGTGACCTCCCTCTCTGCATCTGCAGCAGCCCCTGCGATTGCTGGTCCCTCCACACAGCCCATGATGCTCGCCAGTGCATCAGCCCCTCTGATTGCTGGCCCCTCCACACAGCCCACAATGCTTGCGAGTCAGTCAGCTCCTGCGATTGTTGGTCTGCCCATCTCATCCTATCCATCTTTGCCCATGATGCCCGCTTCTGAAAGCACATTctacagcactgacagtccttCAGCCTGGGCGAGAGCTACGCTGTATAAGCGTAAACTGAAGGAAGCCCCCTCAGGTATTGGAGAGAAATTATCACGGGTGCAAAATCTCCCCGTTTGTACACTCTGCGGCCAACCGACCCAGGGACAcaagaaatacaaaaaaaagagtTTCTGTCCAGTAAAAATGATGTCTCCATCTAAAGGTCTGAGCAGCAGAGTGTATGATAGCTACGAACACTTTATGTCTGTTGTAGATGACTTTTAG